A portion of the Tindallia magadiensis genome contains these proteins:
- a CDS encoding PAS domain-containing hybrid sensor histidine kinase/response regulator: protein MNKITSQNKKFNVLMDDLPVMICEFLPDTTLTYVNRAYCCYFNKRQDELLGKSFLTVLPKNLHEEAKKTLLLLTPEAPVSVHIQKTERNGEIRWEEWRDRGFFDDKGKAIKYQSAAIDITDRINAEKMLKKQKEKYQQILENMTDVIWQTDLTLKLTFVTPSVYRLIGEKSEEHMNKPIEKIFPSESLEILKKTLEEELMRENTFGIDYSRTRLLELQQFHKTKGCIWVSMHISFIRNEQGVPIGLQGVSRDITETKKMQEELLIAKKKAENAIEVKSRFLANMSHEIRTPLNGILGMLQLLEMEDLKGEQREIIELAKKSGSNLIQLINEVLDFSKAEAGKKDMFGKPFNIRNLMQEIEVILIPEILSKGLDFKVEISDDLPEVIVGDSLRLKQVFTNLVHNAVKFTDNGRIDVKIEKVMEKDETYLLKCLVRDTGIGIPETKKDQIFDVFSQANEIIFEKYGGTGLGLSITKKIIEDMNGTIWVESIEGEGSWFYFTCEVNKNKDRRMLDTTH, encoded by the coding sequence ATGAATAAAATCACATCTCAGAACAAGAAATTTAATGTATTGATGGATGATCTTCCTGTAATGATATGTGAGTTTTTGCCCGATACGACGCTGACCTACGTGAATCGGGCATATTGTTGTTACTTTAATAAGCGTCAGGATGAATTGCTTGGAAAAAGTTTTTTGACGGTTCTTCCTAAAAATCTTCATGAGGAAGCAAAAAAAACCTTACTTTTATTAACTCCCGAAGCACCAGTATCCGTTCACATTCAAAAGACAGAAAGAAATGGTGAAATTAGGTGGGAAGAATGGCGTGACAGAGGTTTTTTTGACGATAAAGGTAAAGCAATCAAATATCAGTCGGCGGCTATAGATATTACCGATCGAATCAATGCGGAAAAAATGCTTAAAAAGCAAAAAGAAAAATATCAACAAATCTTAGAAAACATGACAGATGTCATATGGCAAACAGATTTAACACTGAAGTTAACTTTTGTAACACCATCTGTTTATAGATTGATTGGTGAAAAAAGCGAAGAACACATGAACAAACCGATTGAAAAGATTTTTCCTTCGGAGTCGTTAGAGATATTAAAAAAAACACTTGAAGAAGAATTAATGAGGGAAAACACCTTTGGGATAGATTATAGCAGGACAAGGTTGCTTGAATTGCAACAGTTCCATAAAACTAAAGGATGCATTTGGGTTTCAATGCATATTTCTTTTATAAGAAATGAGCAGGGAGTACCGATAGGTTTACAGGGTGTCAGCAGGGATATTACAGAAACGAAAAAAATGCAGGAAGAATTACTAATTGCTAAAAAAAAGGCAGAAAATGCCATTGAAGTAAAAAGTAGGTTTTTGGCAAATATGAGTCACGAAATTCGAACACCGCTTAATGGAATTTTGGGCATGTTACAGTTATTGGAAATGGAAGACTTGAAAGGTGAACAGCGAGAAATTATTGAACTTGCTAAAAAATCTGGAAGCAATTTAATCCAGCTAATCAACGAAGTATTGGATTTTTCTAAGGCGGAAGCTGGTAAAAAAGATATGTTTGGAAAACCGTTTAATATAAGGAATCTTATGCAAGAAATAGAAGTAATTTTAATACCTGAAATCTTAAGCAAAGGCTTGGATTTTAAGGTAGAAATATCAGATGATTTGCCTGAGGTTATTGTAGGAGACTCTTTAAGGCTGAAGCAAGTATTTACAAACCTTGTTCATAATGCCGTTAAATTCACTGATAATGGAAGAATTGATGTTAAAATTGAAAAGGTAATGGAAAAAGATGAAACATATTTACTGAAATGCTTAGTGAGGGATACTGGAATAGGCATACCAGAGACAAAAAAAGATCAGATATTTGATGTTTTTTCTCAAGCCAATGAGATCATTTTTGAAAAATATGGCGGAACAGGTCTTGGATTATCAATAACAAAAAAAATTATTGAAGATATGAATGGCACAATATGGGTAGAAAGTATTGAAGGAGAGGGAAGTTGGTTTTATTTCACTTGCGAGGTTAATAAAAATAAAGATAGAAGGATGCTTGATACCACACATTGA
- the hemA gene encoding glutamyl-tRNA reductase has product MNIGIYGMHYKNTPVKIRERAAFKASGLESAYHTILSLEGINSCVILSTCNRSQLIYEADDGVDGKKKLDSFFQEYFGFSDEEIETYCHHEVPAVSMFFRMCCGLDSLVLGEDQILGQIKEAYYAARDFGATSKALNKLFQNGITLGKKIKYETGISENSLSIASIAVKQGEKIFGLLNQTKVLIVGRGEMCRRAIKHLISLNVGYIYIATRGELLTGIGKHPYTKVTRIPFDDRYEVIADVDWIISATSAPHQVIEKHYFSKHYCQDKNMLITDIALPRDVDPNISDIPGVQLYDIDDLEEVANENMLKRSGKLKLIEKRIQEKNREFFDWYRCLPVYPRIRAIQHHSQEVTEVELERLFNQMPHLSQKDRDNIEAFVYSLAKKMWRTPIQQLKQVGLEGKGKEAGELLDRLLTCDYMSVEEKMDKEYGKEKY; this is encoded by the coding sequence ATGAATATTGGCATCTATGGAATGCATTATAAAAATACACCGGTAAAGATTAGAGAAAGAGCTGCATTTAAGGCTTCTGGCCTTGAGAGTGCGTATCACACCATTTTAAGTCTTGAAGGCATTAATAGTTGCGTTATTCTTTCAACATGCAATCGTAGTCAATTAATATATGAAGCTGATGATGGAGTAGATGGAAAAAAGAAGCTTGATTCTTTTTTTCAAGAGTACTTTGGTTTTTCTGATGAAGAAATTGAGACGTATTGTCATCATGAGGTTCCAGCCGTTTCGATGTTTTTTAGAATGTGTTGTGGGTTAGACTCACTCGTTTTGGGTGAAGATCAAATTCTCGGCCAAATTAAGGAAGCCTATTACGCGGCTAGGGATTTTGGAGCGACCAGCAAAGCGTTAAATAAGTTATTTCAAAATGGTATTACGTTGGGGAAGAAAATTAAATATGAGACGGGTATTTCAGAAAATTCTTTGTCGATTGCATCAATTGCTGTTAAACAGGGAGAAAAGATATTTGGGTTGTTAAATCAAACGAAAGTATTAATTGTTGGAAGAGGAGAAATGTGTCGTCGAGCAATTAAGCATCTTATATCGCTAAATGTAGGATATATATATATAGCAACTCGAGGTGAATTACTCACAGGAATCGGAAAGCACCCTTATACGAAGGTCACACGTATTCCTTTTGACGATCGTTATGAAGTAATAGCAGATGTAGATTGGATTATAAGTGCTACTTCAGCTCCACATCAAGTGATAGAGAAACATTATTTTTCTAAGCATTATTGTCAGGATAAAAACATGTTGATAACGGATATTGCATTGCCAAGAGATGTCGATCCCAATATCTCGGATATTCCCGGTGTGCAGTTATACGATATTGATGACTTAGAAGAAGTTGCAAATGAAAATATGCTTAAGCGATCTGGAAAATTAAAACTGATAGAAAAAAGGATACAAGAAAAAAACAGGGAATTTTTTGATTGGTACCGCTGTCTACCTGTTTACCCTAGAATCAGAGCAATTCAACATCATTCTCAGGAAGTAACAGAAGTAGAATTAGAAAGGTTGTTTAATCAAATGCCGCATTTGTCACAAAAGGATCGTGATAACATTGAAGCTTTTGTGTACAGTCTTGCAAAAAAAATGTGGAGAACTCCTATTCAACAATTAAAACAAGTGGGACTGGAGGGAAAAGGAAAAGAGGCTGGAGAATTACTGGATCGATTGCTGACCTGTGATTACATGAGTGTGGAGGAAAAAATGGATAAAGAATACGGAAAGGAGAAATATTGA
- a CDS encoding DDE-type integrase/transposase/recombinase, with product MKRRKPSTVPVKSVCPRCGAPHGYLYDNDGGRGQLACKVCGTCFSRDGVSFKSFRILCPYCGRVLDLKHRRKAFNVHACPNQQCPYYLNALAALSAADRAEYREHPYRFKLRYRYREFLVNFFKMDLYSLPKGAASLQFRKFSPHVMGLCLTYLVNCNLSTRVTARILKEVHQVSISHTQVASYAKTAALVLKPFVDGYDYQPSFSLVADETYIRIRGVQSYVWFVLDGVKRSILGYTVSSSRDLTACMKTLRMAFDKFGAFPNHMVQLVSDGYPVYQLAQIEFFKNNKFFELVQVFGLTNDDPISTAFRPFKQLVERFNRIFKSAYRITGGYKSDVGSDIHVALFVAFYNFLRPHGANRHQPLHSLPQLEGLETMPAKWQHLILMAQQQLLQDQSSA from the coding sequence GTGAAGCGGCGTAAACCGTCCACGGTCCCTGTTAAGTCGGTCTGTCCTCGTTGTGGGGCTCCGCATGGTTATCTGTATGATAATGATGGTGGCCGTGGTCAGCTTGCCTGCAAGGTGTGTGGTACTTGTTTTTCCCGGGATGGTGTTTCTTTTAAAAGTTTTCGGATTCTTTGTCCCTACTGTGGCCGAGTGCTGGATTTAAAGCATCGGCGTAAAGCTTTCAATGTCCATGCTTGTCCAAATCAGCAGTGCCCTTACTATTTAAACGCTCTGGCTGCTTTGTCGGCTGCGGATCGGGCGGAGTATCGCGAGCATCCCTATCGCTTTAAGTTGCGGTATCGCTACCGGGAGTTTCTGGTGAATTTTTTCAAAATGGATCTATACTCATTGCCCAAAGGGGCTGCTTCTTTACAGTTTCGCAAGTTTTCGCCTCATGTCATGGGGCTTTGCCTGACGTATCTGGTGAATTGTAATTTGTCAACGCGGGTCACGGCTCGGATCTTAAAGGAAGTGCACCAAGTATCGATTTCTCATACCCAGGTGGCCAGTTATGCCAAAACGGCTGCTTTAGTTCTCAAGCCTTTTGTGGATGGGTATGATTATCAGCCTTCTTTTTCGCTGGTGGCGGATGAAACGTATATCCGTATCCGGGGTGTTCAGTCGTATGTCTGGTTTGTGTTGGATGGGGTGAAACGTTCTATTCTTGGCTATACGGTTTCTTCTTCCCGGGATTTAACAGCCTGTATGAAGACACTGCGTATGGCGTTTGATAAATTCGGGGCTTTTCCAAACCACATGGTGCAACTGGTTTCGGATGGATATCCGGTGTATCAACTGGCTCAGATTGAGTTTTTCAAAAACAACAAGTTCTTTGAATTGGTTCAGGTCTTTGGACTGACCAATGATGATCCGATTTCTACGGCTTTTCGACCGTTTAAACAACTGGTGGAACGCTTTAATCGCATTTTCAAGTCAGCTTATCGGATTACAGGGGGCTACAAGTCGGATGTGGGTTCTGATATCCATGTAGCGCTCTTCGTTGCTTTTTACAACTTTTTACGTCCGCATGGTGCCAACAGACATCAACCGCTTCATTCGCTGCCTCAATTGGAGGGGCTTGAAACCATGCCGGCAAAATGGCAGCATCTGATCCTGATGGCCCAACAGCAGTTGCTTCAAGATCAGTCTTCTGCTTAA
- a CDS encoding STAS domain-containing protein: MNYKIQEKQLTFYLAQNPTATTVNTFLQYMYQILDSKNQVNEVVIDFDEVQYIDSTGITFLIGLYRHLTKDNKKMKITNAKKEIMDLFEIVNLTELFQVNK; encoded by the coding sequence TTGAATTATAAAATACAAGAAAAACAATTAACTTTTTACTTGGCACAAAACCCAACAGCAACTACAGTAAATACATTTTTGCAGTATATGTATCAGATTCTTGATTCAAAGAACCAGGTAAATGAAGTGGTAATAGATTTTGACGAAGTACAATACATTGATTCAACAGGTATTACGTTCCTGATTGGTCTATATAGGCATTTGACAAAAGATAACAAGAAGATGAAGATAACTAATGCTAAAAAGGAAATAATGGACTTGTTTGAAATCGTTAATTTAACAGAGCTTTTTCAAGTAAATAAATAA
- the clpX gene encoding ATP-dependent Clp protease ATP-binding subunit ClpX, which translates to MARYEEKKQLKCSFCGKSQDQVRRLIAGPNVYICDECIELCQEIIQEELDENLEIDLLELPKPQEIKDILDQYVIGQDHAKKTLAVAVYNHYKRINAEQQSDDVDLQKSNILLLGPTGSGKTLLAQTMAKLLNVPFAIADATSLTEAGYVGEDVENILLKIIQAADYDIEKAEKGIIYIDEMDKIARKSENPSITRDVSGEGVQQALLKILEGTVASVPPQGGRKHPHQEFIQINTSNILFVCGGAFDGIESIVQKRVGKKSMGFGADIQSKQDLDIGALLKMIQPEDLLKYGLIPELVGRLPVVATLDLLDEEAFIRILTEPKNALVKQYQKLFEMDDVILDFEKGVFDLIAQKAKETKTGARGLRGIMETLMMDIMYDIPSREDVDKVMITKETILNNRQPTVIYKKADAKKKNDENDESEKEETAS; encoded by the coding sequence ATGGCACGCTATGAAGAAAAAAAGCAACTTAAATGCTCTTTTTGTGGAAAATCACAGGATCAAGTACGACGATTAATTGCTGGTCCTAATGTTTATATTTGTGATGAGTGTATTGAGTTGTGCCAGGAAATTATCCAAGAGGAATTGGACGAAAACTTAGAGATAGATCTTTTGGAGCTACCGAAACCTCAAGAGATAAAAGATATTCTTGACCAATATGTTATTGGACAGGATCATGCAAAAAAAACACTGGCTGTTGCTGTGTATAATCATTACAAAAGGATTAACGCGGAGCAACAATCAGATGATGTGGACTTACAAAAAAGCAATATCCTGTTGTTAGGCCCGACAGGTTCAGGGAAAACATTGCTTGCGCAAACAATGGCTAAGCTTCTTAATGTTCCTTTTGCCATTGCGGATGCAACGTCGCTGACAGAAGCTGGGTATGTAGGTGAGGATGTTGAAAATATTTTACTGAAAATTATCCAAGCGGCGGACTATGATATCGAAAAGGCTGAAAAGGGTATTATTTACATTGATGAAATGGATAAAATAGCTCGCAAATCCGAAAATCCATCGATTACACGTGATGTTAGTGGTGAAGGCGTACAACAAGCTCTACTGAAAATTTTGGAAGGGACTGTTGCTTCTGTTCCTCCTCAAGGAGGAAGAAAACACCCGCACCAAGAATTTATTCAAATAAACACCAGTAATATTCTTTTTGTTTGCGGTGGTGCCTTTGACGGCATTGAAAGCATTGTCCAGAAACGAGTAGGAAAAAAATCGATGGGCTTTGGTGCCGATATTCAAAGCAAGCAAGACCTCGACATTGGAGCGCTGCTGAAGATGATTCAGCCTGAAGACTTGCTAAAATACGGTCTGATCCCGGAGTTGGTGGGTAGGTTGCCTGTTGTAGCGACGTTAGACCTGCTAGATGAAGAAGCTTTTATCAGGATACTTACTGAACCTAAAAATGCACTGGTTAAGCAATATCAAAAACTTTTTGAGATGGATGATGTTATTCTTGACTTTGAAAAAGGTGTATTTGATTTGATTGCTCAAAAAGCTAAAGAAACCAAGACTGGTGCTCGTGGGTTAAGAGGTATTATGGAAACGCTTATGATGGATATTATGTATGATATTCCATCGCGGGAAGATGTAGACAAAGTAATGATTACGAAAGAGACAATTTTGAATAATAGGCAGCCAACTGTGATTTATAAAAAGGCTGATGCTAAAAAGAAAAATGATGAAAATGATGAAAGTGAAAAAGAAGAAACAGCCTCCTGA
- a CDS encoding WG repeat-containing protein — protein sequence MEEEKTSEETKETKETKITMSREFTKKQAFLLIGAVVILSLLITGSVLFFLFGRGESEMGNADAAVGIQSDSTQEASTSQNPGSKNEKEASLLENQQRFPVKIGDYWGYVDNEGNVVVEAIFDEVDIFSEGVAFARYEERVGFIDKEGRWIISPVYEHALPYHDGLAAVRINGNWGYIDVEDQFIIKAEYEDARSFSEGRAPVKLNNRWGYIDEQGVMIVEPQFKRAWNFFEGIAQVETDEGNGYINLEGEWIWNPEWDE from the coding sequence ATGGAAGAGGAAAAAACATCTGAAGAGACAAAAGAAACAAAAGAGACAAAAATTACAATGTCGAGAGAATTTACGAAAAAACAGGCATTTCTTTTAATTGGAGCAGTAGTGATACTTAGTTTATTAATAACAGGCAGTGTCTTGTTTTTTCTATTTGGACGGGGCGAGTCTGAAATGGGCAATGCTGATGCTGCTGTTGGTATCCAGTCTGATTCAACACAAGAAGCTAGTACTTCGCAAAATCCAGGATCAAAAAATGAGAAAGAGGCAAGTTTATTGGAAAACCAACAGCGTTTTCCGGTTAAAATAGGAGATTACTGGGGATATGTCGATAACGAAGGTAATGTGGTTGTAGAGGCAATATTTGATGAAGTTGATATCTTTAGTGAAGGTGTCGCTTTTGCTCGATATGAAGAACGGGTAGGTTTTATAGATAAAGAAGGGCGTTGGATCATTTCTCCTGTTTATGAACATGCGCTACCTTATCATGATGGGTTAGCGGCTGTACGGATAAATGGAAACTGGGGGTATATTGATGTTGAAGACCAATTTATCATCAAGGCTGAATATGAAGATGCCAGGAGTTTTTCTGAAGGAAGAGCTCCTGTAAAGTTGAATAATCGGTGGGGGTATATTGATGAGCAGGGCGTTATGATCGTAGAGCCACAGTTTAAGAGAGCTTGGAATTTCTTTGAAGGTATCGCTCAAGTAGAAACAGATGAAGGAAACGGATACATAAACTTAGAAGGAGAATGGATTTGGAATCCTGAATGGGATGAATAA
- the clpP gene encoding ATP-dependent Clp endopeptidase proteolytic subunit ClpP produces MSLVPIVVEQTNRGERSYDIYSRLLKDRIILLNQEINDVNAGLIVAQLIFLEADDPDKDIQLYINSPGGSITSGMAIYDTMNYVKPDVSTICIGMAASMGAFLLGAGAKGKRYALPNAEVMIHQPLGGTRGQAEDIRIHTERILKTRETMNKILSERTGQPLEKIQKDTDRDFFMSAIESKEYGLIDEVIASRK; encoded by the coding sequence ATGTCACTAGTGCCAATTGTAGTAGAACAGACAAATCGAGGTGAAAGATCCTACGATATATATTCAAGACTATTAAAAGACCGCATTATACTGCTGAATCAAGAAATTAATGATGTAAATGCGGGGTTGATAGTTGCTCAGCTGATTTTTTTAGAAGCAGATGATCCAGATAAAGATATTCAGTTATATATTAACAGTCCTGGTGGTTCCATTACATCAGGGATGGCTATATATGATACAATGAATTATGTTAAACCGGATGTGTCAACGATATGTATTGGGATGGCAGCAAGCATGGGTGCTTTTTTGCTGGGTGCTGGTGCGAAAGGGAAGCGATACGCACTTCCTAATGCAGAAGTGATGATACATCAACCACTGGGTGGAACTAGAGGTCAAGCTGAAGATATTCGAATTCACACAGAGAGAATCTTAAAAACACGAGAAACAATGAATAAAATTCTTTCTGAGAGAACAGGTCAGCCTTTAGAAAAAATTCAGAAAGACACGGACAGAGACTTTTTTATGTCGGCAATAGAATCAAAAGAATATGGATTAATTGACGAAGTCATTGCGTCCAGGAAATAA
- a CDS encoding MetS family NSS transporter small subunit, with translation MSLSAITFMIIIFGFYAGGFAFFLLKAFKSE, from the coding sequence ATGTCATTATCGGCTATTACATTTATGATTATCATTTTTGGATTTTATGCTGGTGGGTTTGCTTTTTTTCTTCTGAAAGCATTTAAAAGTGAATAA
- the hemL gene encoding glutamate-1-semialdehyde 2,1-aminomutase — MNHENSRAMYERALTLMPGGVNSPVRSFAAVDRDPVFIQHGKGATVTDVDGNTYLDYVLSWGPMILGHSDPDVIRALEKALQNGTSFGAPTEAENMLASMIVDNVSSIERIRMVNSGTEAVMTALRLARAFTGRSKIVKFSGNYHGHSDGLLVEAGSGILTQGIPGSPGVPESIVENTITARYNDDEMIRQLFKEQGNEIAAIIAEPVAGNMGVVPMTMEFAQTLREVTEEHDSLLILDEVMTGFRLAFEGAQCLYNIKPDLTCYSKVIGGGLPVGAFGGRFDVMKLMAPKGPVYQAGTLSGNPLAMTAGYHTLEKLVSNPNIYQQLDRQTMKLERGLRTLIEKYNVSATVNRVGSMLSLFFTDQPVSDYESASKSDTDMYGQFFRGMMERGIYLPSSQFESWFLSVCHDDQVIDQTIEAAESVFETMFK, encoded by the coding sequence ATGAATCATGAAAATTCACGTGCAATGTATGAAAGAGCGCTGACACTTATGCCAGGAGGTGTTAATAGTCCTGTACGTTCATTCGCTGCTGTTGATAGAGATCCTGTTTTTATTCAACATGGAAAAGGTGCAACGGTGACCGATGTGGACGGTAATACATACCTGGACTATGTTTTGTCATGGGGACCGATGATTTTGGGACATTCTGATCCAGATGTGATAAGGGCTTTAGAAAAGGCTTTACAAAACGGCACTAGTTTTGGAGCGCCAACAGAAGCTGAAAACATGCTGGCTTCAATGATTGTAGATAATGTTTCTTCTATTGAAAGGATTCGAATGGTAAACTCTGGAACAGAAGCAGTAATGACGGCTTTAAGATTGGCAAGAGCGTTTACAGGTAGATCGAAGATAGTAAAGTTTAGTGGGAATTATCATGGTCATTCAGATGGCCTTTTAGTTGAAGCTGGATCGGGGATCTTAACTCAAGGAATACCTGGAAGCCCCGGAGTTCCAGAAAGTATTGTGGAAAATACCATTACAGCTAGGTATAATGATGATGAAATGATACGCCAACTATTTAAGGAACAAGGCAATGAAATTGCAGCGATTATTGCGGAGCCGGTAGCTGGAAATATGGGTGTTGTTCCGATGACGATGGAGTTTGCACAAACCCTTCGAGAAGTAACGGAAGAGCATGATAGTCTTTTGATTTTAGATGAAGTGATGACTGGCTTTAGACTGGCTTTTGAAGGTGCTCAATGTTTATATAATATCAAACCTGATTTGACATGCTATAGTAAGGTTATAGGCGGCGGACTACCGGTTGGAGCCTTCGGAGGAAGATTTGACGTAATGAAGCTTATGGCACCTAAAGGACCGGTTTATCAGGCAGGAACACTTTCAGGAAATCCTTTGGCAATGACAGCGGGGTATCATACATTGGAAAAACTTGTAAGCAATCCTAATATTTATCAGCAACTTGATCGACAAACAATGAAACTAGAGCGTGGTTTGCGAACTTTAATTGAGAAGTATAATGTGTCGGCGACAGTTAATCGAGTAGGTTCCATGTTAAGTCTGTTTTTTACTGATCAACCGGTTAGTGACTATGAGAGTGCCTCAAAATCAGACACAGACATGTACGGACAGTTTTTCCGTGGAATGATGGAAAGAGGAATCTATTTGCCATCTTCTCAGTTTGAGTCTTGGTTTTTATCCGTGTGCCATGATGATCAGGTTATTGATCAAACAATAGAAGCGGCGGAAAGCGTTTTTGAAACAATGTTCAAATAG
- a CDS encoding sodium-dependent transporter, whose translation MQKSNNSQFKSRFGFIAAAIGMAVGTGNMWRFPRVAAANGGGAFLLALTVAMFVYAIPLLLAEMSIARKTRLGTVGAMRDFMGKKFTWIGGWLALVAMGVMFYYSVVAGWTLKYLVLSVQGTFAQPDITPELTQSIWEGFLSSPVQTIFFHGVSMFFGAIVIYKGVSAGIEKVTKVMVPTLFVLITLVAIRGVTLPGASAGLEFLFTPNLEYLFKAQTWLEAFTQAAWSTGAGWALIMTYAVYTKEKEDLSLNCFIVGFGDVLVGLIASTAILPTVYSLSSTVEVAEAALGSGNNGLIFVYLSALFGNMPGGTFVAIVFFAALAFAALSSLLSMIEVGVLNLQDAGWSRGKATLFVCLSGFVIGIPSAYSIHFLDNQDFVWGVGLLISGLLISVAVIKYGVEKVRTEDINHEYSDMYIGKWWSYMIRIFPLVFVVIFGWWTWQAISWYPGEWWKPFEVFSPGTMAFQWGVGAFIMIKLNNWLADRIKIGAISETNLDNE comes from the coding sequence ATGCAGAAATCTAACAATTCACAGTTTAAATCGAGATTTGGTTTTATTGCAGCCGCAATTGGAATGGCTGTTGGAACAGGGAATATGTGGCGCTTTCCTAGAGTAGCAGCTGCAAATGGGGGAGGAGCCTTTTTACTAGCGTTAACAGTAGCGATGTTTGTTTATGCAATTCCTTTGTTATTAGCAGAAATGTCTATTGCTCGTAAAACAAGGTTGGGGACTGTAGGAGCCATGCGAGACTTTATGGGAAAAAAGTTCACATGGATTGGTGGCTGGCTAGCCTTGGTAGCTATGGGTGTTATGTTTTATTATTCAGTTGTAGCAGGATGGACATTGAAATATCTTGTGCTTTCTGTGCAAGGAACTTTTGCACAACCGGATATAACTCCTGAATTGACACAAAGCATCTGGGAAGGTTTTTTGTCTTCTCCTGTTCAAACCATCTTTTTTCATGGAGTGTCAATGTTCTTTGGTGCTATCGTTATCTACAAAGGAGTTAGTGCTGGAATTGAAAAAGTAACAAAAGTAATGGTACCTACCTTATTTGTACTAATAACCTTAGTGGCGATCAGAGGTGTTACATTACCTGGTGCATCTGCCGGGCTTGAATTTTTGTTTACACCTAACCTTGAATACCTTTTTAAGGCGCAAACATGGTTAGAAGCTTTTACACAGGCAGCGTGGTCAACTGGTGCCGGATGGGCACTTATTATGACCTATGCAGTATATACTAAAGAAAAAGAAGATCTCTCACTAAATTGTTTTATTGTCGGTTTTGGTGATGTACTGGTAGGATTAATTGCATCAACGGCGATACTGCCAACGGTATACTCGCTTTCTTCAACGGTTGAAGTGGCAGAAGCAGCATTGGGATCTGGTAATAATGGATTAATATTTGTGTATCTTTCTGCCTTGTTTGGCAATATGCCAGGTGGTACTTTTGTTGCAATTGTGTTTTTTGCAGCCTTGGCATTTGCTGCTTTGTCTTCGCTATTATCGATGATTGAAGTAGGGGTATTGAACTTACAAGATGCTGGATGGAGTCGGGGAAAAGCAACCTTGTTTGTATGCCTGAGTGGCTTTGTTATTGGAATACCGTCGGCTTACAGCATTCATTTTCTTGATAACCAGGACTTTGTTTGGGGAGTTGGACTACTAATAAGTGGACTCTTGATATCGGTTGCTGTTATAAAATACGGTGTAGAAAAAGTTCGTACAGAAGACATTAATCATGAATACAGTGATATGTATATAGGTAAATGGTGGTCATATATGATTCGAATATTCCCTCTTGTCTTTGTGGTTATTTTTGGATGGTGGACATGGCAAGCGATTAGCTGGTACCCAGGTGAGTGGTGGAAGCCCTTTGAAGTTTTTTCGCCAGGAACAATGGCTTTTCAATGGGGAGTAGGTGCTTTTATCATGATTAAGTTAAATAACTGGTTGGCGGATCGTATTAAAATCGGCGCAATAAGTGAGACTAACCTGGACAATGAGTAA